One segment of Methylocella silvestris BL2 DNA contains the following:
- a CDS encoding phage integrase central domain-containing protein, producing the protein MTLKVYAASLRPIAVADVSTQDVLRVLQPIWRTKPETASRLRGRIEAAVDSARVAGHIDDRAPNPARWGGHLEMLLPKPEKLSRGHHAAMPYKDVPAFSEEITLGRRPERPRPQTGDFDGRAERRGLERQMALKS; encoded by the coding sequence ATGACCTTGAAGGTCTATGCCGCTTCTTTGCGGCCGATCGCCGTCGCCGACGTGTCGACGCAGGACGTTTTGCGTGTTTTGCAACCAATCTGGCGCACAAAGCCCGAAACGGCGAGCCGGTTGCGCGGGCGCATCGAGGCCGCGGTCGATTCGGCCCGCGTCGCAGGTCATATCGACGATCGCGCGCCCAATCCCGCGCGATGGGGCGGTCATTTGGAAATGCTTTTGCCGAAGCCTGAGAAGCTTTCCCGCGGCCATCATGCCGCGATGCCTTATAAAGACGTGCCCGCCTTTTCTGAAGAGATTACGCTAGGCCGAAGGCCTGAGCGCCCGCGCCCTCAAACTGGCGATTTTGACGGCCGCGCGGAGCGGCGAGGTCTTGAACGCCAAATGGCCTTAAAATCCTGA
- a CDS encoding TonB-dependent receptor: MTPLHAASFRDALRATTSLAHPLLPLICLGPLCAAPALGQTAPSLPTVIVEPAAPGDGGATSALAGLMPASASLISGASARSSELWTSDSGALIWDTPGGSAWGAGGVSSLPAINGMGADRVQTTVNGMIFAPACPNQMNPPLSFVNPAMIASAQVYTAAAPVSVGGDFTGGKIVTKTAPPIFVSGPDIITSGNVSGFIRSNGLAYGSSIDTTISNYDTSLAFAGGFARSGDYTAGDGTKIKSTLYETMNYALSLSKKVQDGFFTLQIGGQAIPYQGFVNQYMDMVDNHSVYLNGHYEGAFSWGGLDATAYGNYIRHTMGFLPPDKTGDMPMDTRSIDAGYSVKGTVVIDAQDLLRVGNELAYNNLDDWWPPVSGSMMMGPDTFININNGQRTRIGSFAEWERRWNGAWTTVLGARNDVVAMNTGDVQGYDAMMYGADAAAFNAQNHARTDVNFDGSALVRFDPDPGSRYELGFAHRARSPNLYERYAWSTNVMAMQMIGWFGDGNGYVGDINLKPEEANTVSLTATWRDPDKAAWELRATPYYSYVANYIDADRCALAGCLANLATNLTTTDNFVYLQFANHNAWLYGVNLDGKLNLWDTPEFGQGRVRANFNYVRGQRTDGIDLYHIMPVNVTLALDQAYGGWTSSIEVQIVGSKTLVSQVRNELETSNYALLNLRLGYQWDAVKVDFGIENVLNANYFLPLGGANLVNYQTTSMMGTATAWGFPVAGLGRSFNGRISVRF; this comes from the coding sequence ATGACCCCCCTTCACGCCGCATCCTTCCGCGACGCGCTGCGCGCGACGACCTCGCTTGCCCATCCCCTGCTTCCGCTGATCTGCCTCGGGCCGCTCTGCGCGGCGCCGGCGCTCGGCCAGACCGCGCCGAGTCTTCCTACCGTCATCGTCGAGCCGGCCGCGCCCGGCGATGGCGGCGCGACTTCCGCATTGGCCGGTCTCATGCCGGCCAGCGCCTCCTTGATTTCCGGCGCGTCCGCAAGGAGCTCCGAGCTCTGGACCAGCGACTCGGGCGCGCTGATCTGGGATACGCCCGGCGGCTCGGCCTGGGGCGCCGGCGGCGTATCGAGCCTGCCGGCCATCAACGGCATGGGCGCCGATCGCGTGCAAACGACGGTCAACGGGATGATTTTCGCCCCCGCCTGCCCGAACCAGATGAACCCGCCCCTTTCTTTTGTGAATCCCGCCATGATCGCCAGCGCGCAGGTCTACACCGCCGCGGCTCCCGTCAGCGTCGGAGGAGACTTCACCGGCGGCAAGATTGTGACAAAAACTGCGCCGCCGATTTTCGTGTCGGGCCCGGATATCATCACGAGCGGAAATGTGTCCGGCTTCATCCGCTCGAACGGCCTCGCCTATGGCTCCAGCATCGACACGACGATCTCGAATTACGACACGAGCCTTGCCTTCGCCGGCGGGTTCGCGCGCTCCGGCGACTATACAGCCGGCGACGGGACCAAGATCAAGTCGACGCTCTATGAGACGATGAATTACGCGCTCAGCCTTTCAAAGAAGGTGCAGGACGGTTTCTTCACGCTGCAGATAGGCGGCCAGGCGATCCCCTATCAGGGCTTCGTCAACCAGTACATGGACATGGTCGACAACCACAGCGTCTACCTCAACGGTCACTACGAGGGCGCGTTCAGCTGGGGCGGCCTCGACGCCACGGCCTATGGCAATTACATCCGCCACACCATGGGCTTTCTGCCGCCGGACAAGACCGGAGACATGCCGATGGACACTAGGAGCATTGACGCGGGCTATTCGGTCAAGGGAACCGTCGTCATCGACGCGCAGGATCTTCTGCGCGTCGGCAACGAGCTCGCCTACAATAATCTCGATGACTGGTGGCCGCCGGTCAGCGGCTCTATGATGATGGGGCCGGATACATTCATCAACATCAACAATGGGCAGCGTACGCGAATCGGCTCCTTCGCGGAATGGGAGCGCCGCTGGAACGGCGCGTGGACGACCGTTCTTGGCGCGCGCAACGACGTGGTGGCGATGAATACGGGCGACGTTCAGGGCTACGATGCGATGATGTATGGCGCCGATGCGGCCGCCTTCAACGCCCAGAACCACGCCCGCACCGACGTGAATTTCGACGGTTCCGCGCTGGTCCGCTTCGACCCAGATCCCGGCAGCCGTTACGAGCTCGGCTTCGCCCACAGGGCGCGTTCGCCCAATCTCTACGAACGCTACGCTTGGTCCACGAACGTGATGGCGATGCAGATGATCGGCTGGTTCGGCGACGGCAACGGCTATGTCGGCGACATCAACCTCAAGCCGGAGGAGGCCAACACCGTGAGCCTCACGGCGACATGGCGCGATCCCGACAAGGCCGCGTGGGAGCTCAGGGCGACGCCTTACTACAGCTATGTCGCGAATTATATCGACGCCGACCGCTGCGCCCTTGCCGGCTGCCTCGCCAATCTGGCGACCAATCTGACGACGACGGATAATTTCGTCTATCTCCAGTTCGCCAACCACAACGCCTGGCTCTATGGCGTCAATCTGGATGGCAAGCTCAACCTCTGGGATACCCCGGAATTCGGCCAGGGCCGCGTTCGCGCCAACTTCAATTATGTGCGCGGCCAGCGCACTGACGGGATCGATCTCTATCACATCATGCCGGTCAATGTGACGCTGGCGCTCGATCAGGCCTATGGCGGATGGACATCGAGCATAGAGGTTCAGATCGTCGGTTCGAAGACGCTGGTGAGCCAGGTCCGCAACGAGCTCGAAACCTCGAATTACGCGTTGCTCAACCTGCGCCTCGGCTATCAGTGGGATGCGGTGAAAGTCGATTTCGGAATCGAGAACGTGCTCAATGCCAACTACTTCCTACCGCTCGGCGGCGCCAATCTCGTCAACTACCAGACCACCTCGATGATGGGGACGGCGACGGCATGGGGCTTCCCCGTCGCGGGCCTCGGGCGGTCCTTCAACGGGCGCATTTCCGTGCGGTTCTGA
- a CDS encoding DUF2946 domain-containing protein encodes MGGRLMSDQHGSIARREILALSLIIAILEGSTVTASQRACVRPRRHSAGVLAFALAAWIAVVFAPLHLCCLGRAPSFAAQTSALDGYAPIIMCSSHSHDGDHAPDDGSGHSSHTDCACCGVSDALATAPDAMFAPARSPVLADESAPAVSFGFFSRRRTLAGRPRAPPSSV; translated from the coding sequence ATGGGTGGTCGGCTCATGTCGGATCAGCACGGCTCGATTGCGCGTCGCGAAATATTGGCATTAAGCTTGATCATAGCGATCCTTGAGGGAAGCACCGTGACCGCATCTCAGCGTGCGTGCGTCCGCCCCCGGCGCCACAGCGCCGGCGTTCTGGCGTTTGCGCTCGCGGCTTGGATCGCCGTGGTCTTCGCGCCGCTTCACCTCTGCTGCCTTGGCAGAGCCCCCTCCTTCGCTGCGCAGACTTCAGCCCTCGACGGCTATGCGCCCATCATCATGTGCTCTTCCCACAGCCATGACGGCGATCATGCGCCGGACGACGGGTCGGGCCATTCATCGCACACTGATTGCGCCTGCTGCGGCGTCTCGGACGCCCTCGCGACCGCGCCCGACGCAATGTTCGCGCCCGCGCGGTCCCCGGTCTTGGCCGACGAGTCCGCCCCCGCCGTCTCCTTTGGATTTTTTTCGCGCCGACGCACCCTCGCCGGTCGGCCGCGGGCTCCGCCTTCCTCCGTCTGA
- the copC gene encoding copper homeostasis periplasmic binding protein CopC, whose protein sequence is MTTIRNFLFVALALATAFCSTGLPASAHAMLESATPAVGATVTTAPTEIRLTFSEGVEAKFSGVQVTTAAGAAVKSGKPALDPADKKTLVIPISDALAPGIYKVKWHVVSVDTHKTQGAFSFTVGR, encoded by the coding sequence ATGACAACCATCCGAAATTTTCTTTTCGTCGCGCTGGCGCTCGCGACCGCCTTCTGCTCCACGGGCCTTCCCGCCAGCGCTCACGCAATGCTCGAATCGGCGACGCCGGCTGTGGGCGCCACGGTGACGACGGCGCCGACAGAGATTCGTCTGACTTTCAGCGAGGGGGTGGAGGCAAAATTCTCCGGCGTGCAGGTGACGACCGCGGCTGGAGCTGCGGTCAAGAGCGGCAAGCCCGCGCTCGATCCCGCCGATAAGAAAACGCTGGTCATCCCGATCAGCGACGCGCTGGCGCCAGGAATCTACAAGGTAAAATGGCATGTGGTGTCGGTCGACACCCACAAAACTCAGGGCGCCTTTTCCTTCACGGTCGGGCGATGA
- a CDS encoding CopD family protein has protein sequence MMTIFDGLVVARFVHFSAVFALFGASLFWLYAFPRLEAGDRARPSSLATTRLLLRCCAVAASLSGLAWLTGSLADMTSADGALDLSGLENPANWRSFFLETDFGPPWIARLALLGAALAAVWPWRGAGSLRAMAVIGALLLISQAFLGHAAQGGATVYGLAMVAAYVLHLCAAAAWAGGLAPLLFVMLERDREGEAAGVALTALLRFSVVASIAAPLAVATGAVNAWFRIRLWRADLAGSPYFEILLAKATLVVVMLILAAINRFVLTPRLRANGVEARRAKRVLSWTIAAELAAGLLVLVAAANLGLTPPPG, from the coding sequence ATGATGACAATCTTCGATGGTCTCGTCGTCGCCCGCTTCGTTCATTTCAGCGCGGTTTTCGCGCTGTTCGGCGCATCGCTGTTCTGGCTTTACGCCTTTCCGCGCCTTGAGGCCGGCGACCGCGCGCGGCCGTCGAGCCTTGCCACAACGCGCCTTCTCCTGCGCTGTTGCGCGGTCGCGGCGTCGCTGTCGGGGCTCGCCTGGCTGACAGGCTCGCTCGCCGACATGACGAGTGCGGACGGCGCGCTGGATCTGTCGGGCCTCGAAAATCCCGCGAACTGGCGCTCCTTCTTCCTTGAGACCGATTTCGGCCCGCCATGGATCGCGCGCCTCGCGCTGCTTGGGGCGGCCCTCGCGGCCGTCTGGCCATGGCGCGGGGCGGGGTCGCTCCGAGCCATGGCCGTGATCGGAGCGCTACTGCTCATCTCCCAGGCCTTCCTTGGACATGCGGCGCAGGGCGGCGCCACCGTCTATGGCTTGGCCATGGTCGCGGCCTATGTTCTGCATCTTTGCGCCGCCGCAGCCTGGGCTGGGGGCCTCGCGCCACTCCTGTTCGTGATGCTGGAGCGCGACCGGGAAGGGGAAGCTGCGGGCGTTGCGCTCACCGCGCTCTTGCGCTTTTCCGTCGTCGCGAGCATCGCCGCGCCGCTGGCGGTCGCCACCGGCGCTGTAAACGCCTGGTTCCGCATCAGGCTTTGGCGCGCAGACCTTGCCGGCTCTCCTTATTTCGAGATCCTTCTCGCTAAAGCGACGCTCGTCGTGGTCATGCTTATCCTCGCCGCTATCAACCGTTTCGTGCTGACGCCGCGGCTCCGCGCAAACGGGGTCGAGGCGCGCCGCGCGAAACGCGTCCTGTCGTGGACCATTGCTGCTGAACTGGCGGCCGGCCTTCTCGTTCTCGTCGCCGCCGCCAATCTCGGCCTGACTCCACCGCCGGGCTGA